The Candidatus Polarisedimenticolia bacterium genome segment AGCGATGAAGCCTGGTAATGCTGGCGGAGCCAAGGGGACGGGTCATCCGGGCTCGGTCGGCGGGCAACTGCCGGGGCAGGAGGAACCGCCGGTCGAGCCAAGACCGAAACCATTTGCGATCTCCAAGCAGACAGTCTGGGAGGCGTATCGCAGGGTCAAAGCGAACAGAGGAGTAGCAGGAGTCGATGGGGAGTCCATCGCGGAGTTCGAAGGGAATCTGAAAGGAAACCTGTACAAACTCTGGAACCGGATGTCCTCGGGAGCCTACTTCCCGCCCCCGGTGCGATCGGTAGAAATACCGAAGAAGTCGGGTGGCGCGGTCAGAGTGCTCGGCGTGCCCACGGTCCCGGCATAAAGCCCATACATCTCGGCCGAGTTCAGTTTCGGACTCGATCGTCGTCACCCATCCGTACCACCCGCTGGCCGGCAAGAGACTGCCGGTCGTCCTCGAGCGGCGTCGCCCGGGGGCGGAGCGGGTGCTGGTCTGCGAGGGAGGTCTGGCGGGGCGGGTGACCCTGCCGATCGGCTGGACCGACCAGGTACCAGCTGCGCTGAACCACCGCCTGGCGGCAGAAGGCCTGGCGGCGCTCGCCGAGTTGGTCGCAGCCCTGCCGCGTTCGCGCCGTACACAGCGGGGCCTGGATCGGCTATGATCTTATATGGCATTGCCAAACAAGATCACCATCTCAGCAATGACCACTCGAGCCCTACGGGCCCGTCGTCGACGTCTTGCGCGCTCGCTGCCAGACGTGGAGGGGCTGATCTCCGGCTCGGTAGTCGAACAAGGACGGCGTTGTGGCAAGGAGGGATGCCGATGCGCGAGGGGCGAGTTGCACGGTCCCTACACCTACGTGGTGCTCCCACGAGCGGGAGGCCGTACCCCCACGGTGTACGTGCCGGCCTCGGCGGCCGAGGCGGTGCGCCGGGGAGCGGCGATCTCACTCCAGGTGCGTGGCGCCCTGGAGGAGATCTCACGCATCAACATCGAGCTCCTGGCTCGGGGGGAGCTGACCTAATTGGCGCTGATCTCCGAGGCGGTGGCAGTGCTGGCCAACATGGCCGCAGCTGCCCTGGAGGCCGGTGATGAGAG includes the following:
- a CDS encoding DUF6788 family protein translates to MTTRALRARRRRLARSLPDVEGLISGSVVEQGRRCGKEGCRCARGELHGPYTYVVLPRAGGRTPTVYVPASAAEAVRRGAAISLQVRGALEEISRINIELLARGELT